From the genome of Alphaproteobacteria bacterium, one region includes:
- the obgE gene encoding GTPase ObgE gives MKFLDQAKVYLRSGDGGNGCVSFRREANVPRGGPDGGDGGRGGDVIAVCVDGLNTLIDYRYRQHFKADRGTDGMGKARYGAGGKDSVLELPVGTQVFAEDGETLIADLTKAGEQVTLLEGGQGGRGNIHFKSSTNQAPRRADTGGEAQEMWVWLRLKLIADAGLVGLPNAGKSTLLSVVSAAQPKIADYPFTTLYPGLGVVESDDRAFVMADIPGLIEGAHDGKGLGDRFLGHVERCRVLLHLVDVTAGPDGVTEAYRTICEELAAYGGGLADKQIVVALSKCDAALPDDIAACRAALAEMGAENIHEISAIAGDGMLETLRALCRIIDAEAAAEKAASEKVEAEKAEAFSVANGAGDVAEPVQ, from the coding sequence ATGAAATTTCTCGATCAGGCAAAGGTGTATCTGCGCTCCGGCGACGGCGGCAATGGCTGTGTCAGCTTCCGGCGTGAGGCGAACGTGCCCCGTGGGGGACCCGATGGCGGCGACGGCGGGCGTGGCGGCGATGTGATCGCGGTCTGCGTCGATGGTCTGAACACCCTGATCGACTATCGCTATCGCCAGCATTTCAAGGCCGATCGCGGCACCGACGGCATGGGCAAGGCGCGCTATGGCGCCGGCGGCAAGGATTCGGTCCTCGAACTGCCGGTCGGGACCCAGGTTTTTGCCGAGGACGGCGAAACCCTCATCGCCGACCTGACGAAGGCCGGCGAACAGGTCACCCTGCTTGAGGGCGGTCAGGGCGGGCGCGGCAATATTCATTTCAAGAGCTCGACCAATCAGGCACCGCGCCGCGCCGATACCGGTGGCGAGGCCCAGGAAATGTGGGTCTGGCTGCGCCTGAAACTGATCGCGGACGCCGGTCTTGTGGGGCTGCCCAACGCCGGGAAATCGACCCTGTTATCGGTCGTCAGTGCGGCGCAGCCAAAGATCGCGGATTATCCGTTTACCACGCTCTATCCCGGGCTCGGCGTCGTCGAAAGCGATGATCGGGCCTTCGTGATGGCCGATATTCCCGGGCTGATCGAGGGTGCACATGACGGCAAGGGGCTGGGCGACCGGTTCCTCGGCCATGTGGAACGCTGCCGCGTGCTCCTCCACCTCGTGGACGTGACGGCGGGTCCCGACGGCGTGACCGAGGCCTATCGCACGATTTGCGAGGAACTCGCGGCCTATGGCGGCGGCCTGGCGGACAAGCAGATCGTGGTCGCGCTGAGCAAATGCGATGCCGCGTTGCCCGATGATATCGCCGCCTGTCGCGCCGCGCTGGCCGAGATGGGCGCGGAGAACATCCACGAGATTTCCGCTATCGCCGGCGACGGCATGCTCGAAACCCTGCGCGCGCTCTGCCGGATTATCGATGCCGAGGCCGCAGCCGAGAAGGCTGCGTCGGAGAAGGTCGAGGCGGAGAAGGCCGAAGCATTTTCCGTCGCGAATGGCGCGGGGGATGTCGCGGAGCCGGTCCAGTGA
- the proB gene encoding glutamate 5-kinase, with amino-acid sequence MTSGRDLSASKRIVVKIGSALLVHDDGRLRAEWLEALAQDIAALRETGAEILIVSSGAIAIGRRLLGLARGPRNRALRLEESQAAAAAGQVRLAHAWQETLGQCDVPVAQILLTIEDTEDRRRHLNARNTIGTLLRLGVVPVINENDTVATDEIRFGDNDRLAARVAQMMGADTCIILSDIDGLYTADPTRDGTARHIAEVDAITPEIAAMAGETAGDDGSGGMITKIEAARVALQSGCRLVIADGRGLNPLDGLAAGARATWFVSQAEPHTARKRWIAGTLKPEGTITVDAGAAKALARGNSLLPAGVTAVEGSFERGDPVIVRAGDGQELARGLVAYGREDAQRILGRQSGEIETILGYRGREEMIHRDDLVES; translated from the coding sequence GTGACCTCCGGCAGGGATCTTTCGGCAAGCAAGCGGATCGTGGTCAAGATCGGTTCGGCGTTGCTGGTCCATGATGACGGCCGGCTGCGCGCGGAATGGCTCGAGGCGCTGGCACAGGACATCGCGGCGCTGCGTGAGACCGGTGCGGAAATCCTGATCGTCTCCTCCGGCGCGATCGCCATCGGGCGGCGCTTGCTGGGGCTGGCGCGGGGGCCGCGCAATCGCGCACTCCGGCTCGAGGAAAGCCAGGCGGCCGCAGCGGCGGGCCAGGTACGTCTTGCCCACGCATGGCAGGAGACGCTCGGCCAGTGCGACGTGCCGGTCGCGCAGATCCTGCTCACCATCGAGGATACCGAGGATCGCCGCCGCCATCTGAATGCGCGCAACACGATCGGCACCCTGCTGCGCCTGGGCGTGGTGCCCGTGATCAACGAGAATGACACGGTGGCCACGGATGAAATCCGGTTCGGCGACAATGACCGGCTGGCCGCGCGGGTGGCCCAGATGATGGGAGCGGACACCTGCATAATCCTGTCCGACATCGACGGGCTCTACACCGCCGACCCGACCCGAGACGGCACTGCCCGTCACATCGCGGAAGTCGACGCGATCACGCCGGAGATCGCCGCGATGGCCGGTGAGACGGCGGGCGATGATGGTTCGGGCGGCATGATCACCAAGATCGAGGCGGCGCGCGTGGCGCTGCAGTCGGGCTGCCGTCTGGTCATTGCCGATGGCCGGGGCCTGAACCCGCTCGATGGGCTGGCGGCCGGCGCGCGGGCGACCTGGTTTGTGTCGCAGGCGGAGCCGCACACCGCGCGCAAGCGCTGGATCGCGGGGACATTGAAACCCGAAGGCACCATCACGGTCGACGCGGGTGCGGCGAAGGCGCTGGCACGCGGCAACAGCCTCCTGCCCGCCGGCGTCACGGCCGTGGAAGGTTCGTTCGAGCGCGGCGACCCGGTGATTGTGCGCGCCGGCGACGGACAGGAACTGGCGCGGGGGCTCGTCGCCTATGGCCGGGAAGACGCCCAGCGGATATTGGGCCGCCAGTCCGGCGAGATCGAGACTATTCTCGGCTATCGCGGCCGTGAGGAAATGATCCATCGCGACGACCTCGTCGAGAGCTGA
- a CDS encoding DMT family transporter, which translates to MAAARTESPITYTLVLVASLIAVAHAAIFVRMADADPLVTAAWRMAIASLVLLPLAGVTARDEIRRLGGREWKLIAGASVFLALHFATWIASLDFTSIANSVVLVTLTPVWLAVWAVLALRQPPGRRTWLAVGLALAGSAVMGWGSARVGSATLFGDGLALLGGILFVGFLLLAEAARRTVGIVAFVTLVYSGAAILLWAAVFALALPLVGLSLETYLAFIGLGLVSQIIGHTGFNWAVRAISPMVLALLLLSEPLLSAALGWFYFGEGFTRETAIGGVLILTAIYLGVRAGGAHVTEQTG; encoded by the coding sequence ATGGCTGCCGCCCGTACCGAAAGCCCGATCACCTATACCCTCGTCCTTGTCGCTTCGCTGATCGCGGTGGCCCACGCTGCCATCTTTGTGCGCATGGCCGATGCAGATCCGCTTGTGACGGCCGCCTGGCGCATGGCGATTGCCTCGCTGGTGTTGTTGCCGCTCGCCGGCGTGACGGCGCGTGATGAAATACGGCGGCTCGGGGGACGCGAATGGAAGTTGATCGCCGGGGCTTCGGTGTTTCTGGCGCTGCATTTCGCGACATGGATTGCGTCCCTCGATTTCACGTCGATCGCGAACTCCGTGGTGCTGGTCACCCTGACGCCGGTGTGGCTGGCCGTCTGGGCGGTTTTGGCGCTGCGCCAGCCGCCGGGCCGCCGCACCTGGCTGGCGGTCGGGCTCGCCCTGGCGGGCAGCGCGGTCATGGGATGGGGCAGTGCCCGGGTCGGGTCGGCGACCCTGTTCGGTGACGGGTTGGCGCTGCTCGGCGGGATTCTGTTTGTCGGGTTTCTGCTGCTGGCCGAGGCCGCGCGGCGGACCGTCGGCATCGTCGCCTTTGTCACATTGGTCTACAGCGGTGCGGCGATCCTGCTATGGGCGGCGGTATTCGCATTGGCCCTGCCGCTTGTCGGACTGTCGCTGGAAACCTATCTGGCATTCATCGGGTTGGGGCTGGTCAGCCAGATCATCGGCCATACGGGCTTCAACTGGGCGGTGCGGGCCATCTCGCCGATGGTGCTGGCCTTGCTGCTTCTTTCCGAACCCCTGCTGAGTGCGGCGCTCGGCTGGTTCTATTTCGGCGAGGGATTTACCCGGGAGACAGCCATCGGCGGCGTGCTGATCCTCACCGCCATCTATCTGGGTGTACGGGCCGGCGGCGCGCATGTGACGGAGCAAACGGGATGA